Within the Deltaproteobacteria bacterium RBG_16_64_85 genome, the region GCCTACTTTTTCCAGGCCTGCGCGAGCGCTTCCTTGATGTGGCGGACGGGGACGAGGGTGAGCGGATACTTCGCGGACAGCCGCTCGGCGTTGGAGGCCGGCAGGATCACGCGGGTGAATCCCATCCGGGCCGCCTCGTTCAAGCGTTGCTCCGCCATCGGGACGGCCCGGACCTCGCCCCCCAATCCCACCTCGCCGAAGGCGGCGGTGCCCGCCGGGATCACCTGGTCTTTGAAGCTTGCCGCAACGGCGCACAGCAGTGCCAGATCCGCCGCGGTCTCGTCGAGCTCGAACCCTCCCGCCACGTTGACGAAGATGTCCTGGTTGTAGAGGGAGAAACCCGCCTTCTTCTCCAGGATGGCGCACAGAAGGATCACCCGGTTCGTGTCCGCGCCGAGCGTCGTGCGCCTCGGCATCGCGAGGAACGACTGGGAGGCAAGCGCCTGGACCTCGACCAGGAGCGGCCTTGTCCCCTCGATCGCCGGGAATACGAGAGCCCCCGAGGTGTCCCCGCTGCGCTCGGAGAGGAACAGCCCCGAGGGATCGGCCACTTCGGAGAGGCCCGAGGCGCGCATCTCGAACACGCCGATCTCGTTGGTCGACCCGAACCGGTTCTTCACGGCCTTGAGAATTCGGTACGGGTGCCCCTTCTCCCCCTCGAAGTAGAGGACCGTGTCGACCAGGTGCTCCAGGACGCGCGGCCCGGCGATCGTCCCCTCCTTGGTCACATGCCCCACGAGGAAGACCGACATCCCTGCCTTCTTCCCGTAGAAGACCAGCCGCCCCGCGCACTCGCGGACCTGGCCGACCGACCCCGGCGCGCCAGGGAGATCGGAGGTGAACATCGTCTGGATGGAATCGATCAAAAGCGTCGAAGGAGAAAGTTCCGAGGCGACGGTCATCACCTTTTCGACGGAGGTCTCGGAGAGCAGGAAGATCTCCCTCTCTTCGACTCCGAGCCTTGCGGCGCGGAGTTTTACCTGCGCCTCCGACTCCTCCCCCGACACGTACAGAACAGGCTTTCCCTCCCGGGCCAAGCCCTTCGCAACCTGCAGGAGGATGGTGGATTTGCCGATTCCGGGATCGCCGCCGATGAGCGTGGCCGACGAGGGGACGACGCCCCCCCCCATCACGCGGTCGAACTCCGCGATGCCGCTCTTCGCGCGGGTCTCCGCGGTGTCGGACACATCCGTCAGCCGGACCGGCTTCGATGCGGGAAACCCATCGACGACCACCCGGTACTTCGGCTCCGCCGCTGCAACCTCTTCGACGAGCGATCCCCACTTCCCGCAGTCCGGGCATCGCCCGAGCCACTTCGGCGTGGTGAACCCGCACGAGGTGCAGGCGTAATCGACCCTTACTTTCGCCAATTCGCCGACACCTCCAGCGCCACCTCGTCGAACGTCGCCTTCCCCGCGCGCACGATCCGTTTCACGTCGTCGTACTCGGGCACCGGCCGTACGGAGCCGTCGGGAAGCATCGCCTCCTTGACCCGCACGCGACCGAACCGGGTCTCGATGACCCGCACGTTGCGCGCGAGCTTCAGCCGGTCGCAAGCGTGGTACCGCAGGCCGATGGCCGTCGAAAGCGAGAAGACCGCAGCGGAAACCAGCTCCAGCCGTTCTTCGGGGCACAAGATCCGCAGGACCCAGCCGGGCCGGTTTTTCTTCATCGTCGCCGGCAGGATGGCCACGTCCAGCGCCCCTGCGGCGAAGGACCGCTCCATCAGCAGCTCGAACCGCTGCGGGTTCATGTCGTCGATGTTCGCCTCGACCTCGAGCACGCGGTCTTGCCCTCTTGCGCCAGAAGACGGTTCCCCTTCCACTACCCGGAGGATATTCGGACGCCCGGGGATTTCCCGGTGCCCAAGTCCCACACCCACGCCGTGAACCGTCATTTCGGGCGGACGCTCGAAGGAGACCTCGAAGGCGCGTAAGAGCGCCGCCCCCGTCGGGGTCACCATTTCTCCGTCCCCCTCTCCGAACCGCCACGGGGCGCCAGTAAGGAGGGCAAGCGTCGCGGGACCCGGGACGGGCAGTTTCCCATGGGAGGACCACGCCTCGCCCGATCCTCCCGGCAGGACGGAACAGTAGGCCGAGGTGGAACCGATCCGGTCGAACAGGAAACAGGCGGCTGCGATGTCCACGATGGCGTCCACCGCCCCCACCTCGTGGAAATGCACCTTTTCCTTTTTGGTGCCGTGAACCTTCGCCTCGGCCGTGGCCAGCAGATCGAAACAGGCAATGGCGCGGGACCTGGCGCCCATCGGAAGGGAAGAACGTTTGAGCAAGGAGACGATCTCCTGAAAGTTACGTGCCGACGCCTTGCGGGAGGAGAGCTTCACGATGAACCGCGTGCCGGCCATTCCTGCGGAGACGTCTCCCTCGACCGAAACACGGTAGCCCCCGACCGGGAGCCCACGCAGCGCCCGCCGCAGCTCTCTCTCGGCACCCGCAAGAGAAAGCAGCGCCGCGCACGTCATGTCGCCGGCGATCCCCGAAAAGCAGTCGAAATATAGTATTTTTCCTCTCACTGCTCCCCTTCCATCTCGTGTTACAAACGGTTGATGACCGACGAGTAAACGCCGGCGCCGAAGCCGTTGTCGATGTTCACGACGGCCACCGTCGGCGAGCAGGAGTTGAGCATCCCCAGAAGCGCCGACAGCCCGCCGAAGCTCGCCCCGTAGCCGACGCTGGTGGGAACGGCGATGACCGGCTTGTCGGTCAGGCCCCCGACGACCGAGGCGAGCGCCCCCTCCATCCCGGCGACCACTACGAGGACCCGCGCCGACAGGAGCGCCTCTTTCCGCAGGAGCAGGCGATGGATCCCCGCAACCCCGACGTCGAAGAGCCGCTCGACGCGATTCCCCAGGAACTCCGCTGTGACGGCCGCCTCCTCCGCGACGGGGATGTCGGAAGTGCCCGCCGTCACCACGAGGATCGTTCCCTTTCCTTGGATCGCCGGCTTCCCGGAGCGGATCACCGCGCAGCGCGCTTTCGCGTAAAGGACCGCCTCCCGGAAACTCTTTCGGATCGCCCTCTGCTTGGCGGGATCGAGGCGCGTGACCAGCACGTCGGCGCCCGAGCGCCGCATCGCCCGCGCGATGGCGGCGATCTGCGCGGCGGTCTTCCCCTCCCCCAGGATCACCTCGGGGATCCCCTGGCGGATCGACCGGTGATGGTCGACGTTCGCCATTCCCAGGCTCTCGAAAGGCAGGGAACGCATCTTTCGGAATGCCGCCTCCACGGATGTCTTCCCCCCGGCGACCTCCTTGAGAAGCTGTCGCAGCCGCTCCGCGGTCATTCCGTTTCCTCCCAGCGCTCCGTCTCCGGTTTCTCCACCGGCTCCTCCACACTCTCCCGCCGGGACGACAACCGCACCCGGACCTCCTTGACGGCTCGCTCCGTGGCACGCACGACGGTGAAAACAGCGCCGGGGACGGTGAAACGCTCCCCCGCGGCCGGGATTCTCCCCGCAAGGGAGATCAGTATCCCGCCCACCGTGGAATAGTCTCCCGCGGGAAGGGACGCGCCCAGCTCCTCTTCGAACCGGTGAATCTCCATCGAACCCGGCACCAGGAACTCGTCGGGCGCAACTTTTTTATAGTATTCCATCCCCCGGTCGTATTCATCCTCGATTTCGCCGACCACCTCCTCCACGATGTCCTCGGCCGTCACGATCCCGGTCACGCCGCCGAACTCGTCGACGACCACCGCGAAGGAAGTCCTCTGCGCCTGGAACTTCCGCATCAGCTCGTCGATCGGCATCAGCTCCGGGACGAAGAACGCCTTGCGCAGCAGGGGAAGGATGGGGCCGTCAGGGGGGCTGCCCACTGCGTCGAGGACGTGGAGGAACCCCACCACCCGGTCGATCCGCTCCCGGTACACCGGGTACCGGGAATAGCCGCTGCGGGAGGCCAGCAGCGCCGCCTCGCGGCAGACCGCGCCTTCCGGGAGCGCCACGACCTGGGCCAGGGGACGGAAGATGTCCGCGACCTTCTTCTCCCCGAAGCGGAACACGCGGCGCACCATCGCCCGTTCGTGCGCCTCCACGTCCGACCCCGTCCGGCTCATCTTGAGAATCAGCCGGAGCTCCTCCCGGGTGACCATGCCGTGGAGGGGGGGAAAGCCGCCGAAGGGTTTCGAGACGACGCGGGCGAAGAAAGAGACCGCGGCGACCAGGGGATACAGCGCAATCCCTGCGTACCAGACGAAGCGGGCGGCTCCCCCGGCCAGGGCGTCCGCGCGGGGCTGGGCGAAGCTCTTGGGGACGATCTCGCCGAGGAGGATCACCAGCGGAGTGATCACGGCAACCGCCAGCAGCTCCGCATGGTTCCCGTAGCGCGGAAGAAAATGGGATGTGGCGAGGACCGTGGAGAGGACAACGAACAGGTTCGTCCCGGTGAGCGTCGTGGAGATGGCGTGCTCGGGCCGGGACAGGAGCCGAAGCGCGATCTGCGCCCCCCGCTCGCCCCGCCTCGCCCGTTCGGTGAGCTTGTGCGGATCCGCACAGACCAGGACCATCTCTGCCCCCGTGAACAGGCCTTCCATCAGGAGGCAGAAGGCGATCGCGGCGAGGAATTCCACGGCCTATTGCCCTCCCTCGCGGATTTCACGGACGCCAACCTCAACGATGCGGATCCCTTTCAGCCGCTCGACGGTGAAGCAACGATTCCCGAGGACGATCGAGTCCCCCCTGCCGGGCAGTCTCCCGAACTCGTGGAGCAAGAGCCCCGCGACGGTGTCCCATTCCTGGTCGGGCAGGTCCGTGCCGAACGCATCGTTGAACCGGCGGATGGGCATCTTCCCCAGGACGCGGAACGTTCCGTCCGGCCGGGTCGCGATTTCCTTCTCCTCCCTGTCGTGCTCCTCCCGGATGTCGCCGAACAGCTCCTCCAGGACGTCCTCCAGCGTGACGATTCCGATGAGCTCCCCGAACTCGTCGACCACCAGCGCCAGGTGGACCTTGAGCTTCTGGAACTCGCGCAGGAGGAGCGGCAATTTCTTCGACGCCGGGATGACGAAGGGAGATTTCAACAGCTCTCTCCAGGCGACGTCCGTCCCCCCTTCCGCCATCGGCCGGAGCAGCTCCTTGAAATACAGGACGCCGATGATATTCCCCCGCTCCCCCTCGTAGACGGGGATCCGGGACCGGCGGTACCTGCGGAACTGGGCAAGAAGTTCCCCGTACGGAAGCGTCGCGGGGACCATGAACACGTCGGCAAGGGGCGTCATGATGTTTCCCGCCCGCTGGTCGGTCATCTCGAAGATGTTGTGGATGAGTTCCTTCTCGCCGGGATCGAGCGTTCCGGTCTCTTCCCCGACGTCCACCAGCGCGCGGAACTCCCGCTCGGTGAGCCCTCCGCGGGGAGCCGGAAGGGACCCTCCCCCGATCAGGCGCAGGATCCCGCCGGCCGTCATCGTAAGAAGGAACCGCAGCGGGGCCACGAGCCTTTCGAAGACGCGAAACGGGCGGAAGGCAAGGAGCGACCAGGCGCGGGCTCGCGGCCAGGCGATGCACTTCGGCGCGATGTCCCCCAGGATCAAGACCCCGAGGGTGCCCAGGAGCAGAGCCAGGAGCTCTCCGTGCGCGGGAAATTCCCGGATCAGGAGGGCGGCGATCACCGAGGAGATCGCCACGTTGGCGATCTCGTTGCCGATGAAGATCGTGGCGATCAGCTTGCCCGGCGCTTCGAGCATCTTCTCGATCGCGGCGGCAAGCCGGTTCCCCTCTTCTCTCCATTTCAGGAAATCGACGCGCCGCAGGGCGAAGAACGCCGTCTCCGCCGAAGAAAAGAAGGCGGACGCGGCAAACAGGAAGGGGAGCAGCAGAAATTTCATGGGATTTAAAAGTGGACGAAGCCCCGCGGGAGGCGGGTTTCCTTCATCCAGGACCCGTCGGCGAGGCGCACCCGGATTCCGGCCTGCTTCGTCACCATGCCGATGGGGTGCGCCCCGGCGGGGAAGCGCCGCGCGGCCCTCCGGAAGGATTCGTACCGGTGGGGACGCACGGACATCAGCAGCTCGTAGTCCTCGCCCCCGGCGAGGAAGGCGGCGACGGCGTCCTCCCGCAGCCCCGCCGCGGCTTTCCGGAACCTCGCGGAGAACCGGAACGCCTTCTCGTCCAGGACGGCTCCCATCCCTCCCTGCTCGAGGAGGTGGGAGAGATCCGGCAAAAGACCGTCGCTGAGGTCGATCATGGCCGAGACCGCTCCGCTGCGTGCCGCCAGGGCACCCTCCTTCCAACGGGCCTCGGGGCGAAGGTGCCGGCGCATCGCCTCGCGCCGCCATCCCTTGGGGTCCCGGGGCCGCCCGCCGGAAAGGAGCCGCAGCCCCAGGCGGGACCAGCCGGGCTCCCCGGTGACGAAGAGGAGGTCGCCGGGCCGTGCGCCTGTACGCAGGACTGCCTTTCCGGGGGAAACCTTTCCCAAGACGGTAAGGCCCAGCACAAGGGTTTCACTCCGGCAAGTGTCCCCGCCCATCAACCGGATCCCGGAGGAACGCCCTGCGTTCGTCATCCCGCGGAATATGCCGTCCAGGAGCCGGACGGGCGTTTCCGGAGGGGCGGCCAGAGCGACGAGGTAGCAGACGGGGGAAGCGCCCATCGCGGAGAGATCGGAAAGGTTGGCCATGAGCGCGCGCCACCCCAGCTCCTCGGGAAGAAAATACCGGAAATCGAAGTGGGTCCCCTCCACCAGCAGGTCGGTGGAGAGCACCACGTTCCCGGGCGACGCGCGCAGGACCGCGGCATCGTCCCCGATGCCGATCTCCCCGGTGCGGACGGGACCGCCGAACCGCCGCTTCACGTGCTCGATGAACCCGAACTCTCCCAGGTCCCGCAGGCATCCGGGAGAGGGATCTTTGCGTTTCACCGCTTCTTCCGCGACCTCTTCGCCGTGCGGCGCCCCCCCGCGCCCGCGGCGCCGTCTCCCTGCGCAGGCGGACGGAGGGGATTCCTCCCGAGCGCTCTGGCGACGACCTCGTCCATGCTCTTGACGAACGTGAACGTGAACTGCCGGGCCTCGTGGCGCGGGATTTCCTCCAGGTCCTTCCGGTTCTGCTCGGGGACGATGACCTCGGTGATCCCGGCCCGCAGGGCGGCCAGCGCCTTCTCCTTCAGCCCTCCGATCGGCAGGACGCGTCCCCGCAAGGTGATCTCCCCGGTCATCGCGATGTCGCGCCGGACGGGGATCCCCGTCAGCGACGAGATGAGCGCCGTGGCGATCGTGATCCCGGCGGATGGCCCGTCCTTGGGGATCGCGCCCGCCGGGACGTGGATGTGGATGTCGTGGCTGGAGTGAAAATCCCTTGCCAGGCCCAGGCGGGCCGCGCGCGACCGCGTGTAGGTGAGCGCGGCATGGGCGCTCTCCTTCATGACGTCGCCCAGGGACCCGGTGATGGTGACGTTCCCCTTCCCCTTGACCAGCGACACCTCGACGAACAGGATGTCCCCCCCGGTGGGCGTCCACGCCAGGCCGGTCGCCACGCCGACTTCGTCCTTCTCCCCTTCGGTTTCGGGGAGGAACTTCGGTACCCCGAGGTACTTCGAGAGGTTCCTCGGGGTGATGGAGAACGGACCCTTCTCCCCCTCGGCGATCTTCCGCGCCGTCTTGCGGCAGATCTGCGAAATCTCGCGCTCGAGGTTCCGCAGGCCCGCCTCCCGGGTGTACTGGTGGATGATCGCCAGGATGGCCTTGTCGGTCATCCGGAGCTGGCCGTCCCGGACGCCGTTCTCCTCCTTCTGCCGCGGCAGGAGGAATCGCTTGGCGATGGCCAGCTTATCGACGTCGGTGTACCCGGAGAGATAAAGGATCTCCATCCGGTCCTTCAGGGCCGGCGGAACGGGGTCGATGATGTTGCCCGTGCCGATGAAAAGCACCTTCGACAGGTCGAACGGAACGTTGAGGTAGTTGTCGCTGAAGGCGAAGTTCTGCTCCGGGTCGAGCACCTCCAGCAGCGCCGCGGAAGGGTCTCCCCGGAAATCGGCACCGAGCTTGTCGATCTCGTCCAGCATGAAGACGGGGTTCCTCGTCCCCGCATTCTTCATGCCCTGGAGGATCCGGCCGGGGAGCGCCCCGACGTACGTTCGCCGGTGGCCGCGGATCTCGGCTTCGTCCCGGATCCCTCCCAGCGACATGCGGATGAATTTGCGGCCCATGGACCGCGCGATCGATTTCCCCAGGGAGGTCTTCCCCACGCCGGGTGGTCCAACGAAGCACAGGATCGGCCCCTTCATCTTGTCCTTGAGCTTGCGGACGGCGAGGTACTCGAGGATCCGCTCCTTGACCTTCTCGAGGTCGTGGTGGTCCTCGTCGAGGATCTTCTTGGCCTTGGCGATGTTGATGTTGTCCCGGGTTTCCTTCTTCCAGGGGAGCTCCACCAGCCAGTCGAGATAGGTCCGGACGACGGAGGACTCGGCCGAGTCCGGGTGCATCCCCTCCAGGCGCCGGAGCTGCTTCTCCGCTTCCTTGCCGACCTCCTCCGACATCCCGGCCGCCTTGATCTTCTCCCGCAGCTCGTCGATCTCCTCGGATTTCCCGTCGATGTCGCCCAGCTCCGACTTGATCGCCTTGAGCTGCTCGCGGAGGAAATACTCCCGCTGGCTCTTCGACATCTCCTCTTTGGCCTGGTTCTGGATCTTTGCCTGCATGTCGGCCAGCTGGAGCTCCCGGGAGAGCAGGTTGTTCACCAGCGTCAGCCGGGCGACGGGGTCCTCCTCCTCCAGCACTCCCTGGGCCTCCTCGATCTTGAGCCGCAGGTTGGAGGCCACCAGGTCGGCCAGCACGCCTGGGTTGCTGATGTTCTCGGTGACCATGAGGATCTCGACCGGCATGTTCTTCAGCGAGAGGATCTTCTCGATCTTCTCCCGGGAAGCGCGCATCAGCGCCTCCACCTCGAGCGCCCCTTCCTTGACGGGAGACTCGACGAGCCGTTCGATGCGCACCCGCACCGCGGGCCGGGACTCCATGAACTCGACGATCCTCCCCTTGACGACACCCTGGATGAGGATCTTCAAGCGACCGTCGGGAAGCTTGAGCATCCGCATGATCATCGCTACGGTCCCGGTCCGGTAGAGGTCCTCCACTTTCGGCTCCTCCACCGAGGGGTCCTTCTGGGTCGCCAGGAAAATGTGCCGGTCGCGCGCCAGCGCCTCCTCCACCGACGCGATCGAACCTTCGCGCCCCACGAAGAGCGGCAGCGTCATGTACGGAAAAATGACGATGTCCCTCACGGGGAGCAGGGGGAGGATCGTCGGGATCTCGGGGGCCGTTTCTTTCGGCTCGGCCTCTTCCCGTCGTTCGGGCATCGAAGCCCGTTCTCCTTCCTGCTGGGCCGGGGCCTCGCGTTCCGGATCGCCAGGTCTGATCGTTTCGTCCGCCATATCGCTTCTTCCCCCTGTTCTTCCTTAGACGTTACCCTTCGGTAACGACCGGAATCCGTCGCTCCTGTCCGCGCCGTTCCGAGACTTTCGGGAGAAACAGGATCAACACTCCTCCCTTTAAGACAGCCGTCATCCGCGCAAGGTTCACGGAACCGCTCACGTCGAAGGCCCGGTGGAACCTGCCGAAGATGCGCTCCACGCACAGGTAGGAGACATCCCCGGCGGCCGTGTCGGGCTGCTTCTCTCCGACAACCACGATCCGCTGGCCTCTCACCCGGACGTCGATCCCCTCCCTTGACACTCCCGGGAGCTCCATCCGGATGACCACCTCCTCCGGCGTTTCGTGAACGTCCGAGAGCGGTCTGTACGCCGCCTCGTCGGAGATGTCCACCAGCATCACCCGCCCCATCATGCAGACTCCCTGCGGGCCCTTTTCCTCGTCAACGGGCTTCCTCTTCATGTTCCGGCTCAACGGATCCTCTCCTTCCTCAGGAAGGCGTGCAGGCCCGGGCCGATCTCCGGGTCCTTCAGCGCAAACGCGATGTTGGCCATCAGGAACCCCAGCTTGGTCCCCGCGTCGTAACGGATCCCCTCGAAGGCGTACCCGATGACCCGCTCCTGGGAGAGCAGTGCGCGGATGGCGTCGGTCAGCTGGAGTTCCCCGCCCGCCCCCGGCTTCGTCGCCTGGAGAGCGGGGAAAATCGACGGGGGGAGAAGGTAGCGGCCGATGATGGCCAGATCCGAGGGCGCCTTCTCGGGCCTGGGCTTTTCGACCATGTCCAGGACCTCGTACACCCCCTCCGCGATCTTCCTGCCTTCTATGATACCGTAACGCGACACGTGCTCCCTCGGCACCTGCTGGATGGCCAGAACCGCCCCGGCGCTGTACTTCTCGTAGACGTCGATCATCTGGCGGAGAACCGGCACTTTCGAGTCGATCACGTCGTCCGAGAGGATGACGGCGAACGGCTCCTCGCCGACCAGGTCCTTGGCGCGCAGCACGGCGTGCCCCAGGCCCAGCGGCAGGTGCTGCCGGACGTAGAAAAAATCGCCCATGTCGGAGATCGCACGGACGAGAGCATGCATTTTGCCGTCCCCCTTCCTGGCGAGGATGGCCTCCAGCTCGAAGGAAACGTCGAAGTGGTCCTCGATGGAGTTCTTCCCGCGCCCGGTGACGATGATCATGTCCCGGATCCCCGCGGCTTTCGCCTCCTCGACACCGTGCTGGATGAGCGGCTTGTCCACGAGGGGGAGCATCTCTTTCGGGGATGCCTTCGTCGCGGGGAGGAAGCGAGTCCCGAATCCCGCCGCCGGAAACACCGCTTTTCGTATCATCCTTTTTTCTCCCTTTTCCGCCATTCCGTTCGCCGGAACCGCCGAAAGAAATCCTTTACCGCCCCCGGGTCCCGGGTCCACGGCATTTCCGGAAGGTTCTCCCGGAATACCGCCCCGTAAGGCCTCGACAGGACCCTGTGGTCGAGGAGAGCCACCACCCCGAAATCGTCCCCGCGCCGCAGCAGACGCCCCACTCCCTGGCGCAGCGCGAGCACGGCCTCGGGAAGCTGGTACTCGGCGAACGGGTCCCCGCCCCGCTCGCGGACAGCCCGTACGCGGGCCGCCACCACGGGATCGGTCGGGGGGGCAAACGGAAGCTTGTCGATGATCACGCAACGCAGCGATTCCCCGGGCACGTCGATCCCTTCCCAGAACGTCCCCGTTCCGATCAATACCGCGTCCTCCTCTTCCCGGAACGCCCGCAGCAAGTGCATGCGGGGGCCTTCGCCCTGCACGTAGAGCGTGAACGGAAGCGCATCCCGAAGCAATTCCTCCAGCGCGCCCAGCGTACGGTAACTGGTGCAAAGGACGAGGGCCCCGCCGCCGGAGAGCGAGAGAATGGCGGCGGTCTCCCGGGCGGCGGCGGACGGAAACCCCTCGTCGCCAGGATCCGGGAGGTCGGCCGGGACATATACGAGCGCCTTCCGCGCGAAGTCAAACTCATTATCCACAATGAGTTCCCTAACATCAACACCGCCCAGGCCGACGCGTTCCCGGAAATAGGACAGGTTCCCCGAAACGGAAAGGGTGGCGGAGGTCAGGAGGACCGGGCACGACTCGTTCCACAACACGTCGGAGAGGATCGCGGAGACCTCGACGGGCGTGCGGCAGAAGGTGACGGAAGGGCCGCGCCGCTCCCCCCATGCCACCGTACTCCCCGGTTCGGGAGACAGCACTCCGGCAAAATCCTCGACGAACGACCGGGCTCTCCGCAGAAGCATTTCCCCGTCGCCTTCCGGCGGTCCCCCGCTTCCGGCGGCCTCTCTCCCCGCGGCGCCCCGGAATCCCTGGCAGGTGGAAAGGGTCAGGCAGAGCTCTTCCCCCGCGCGCCGCAGCTCTTCGGCCCGCCGGTAGAAAGAGGGGTCCTCCGCAAGCCGCTGGAGAAGGAACCTCCCCTGCCCTTCCCCCGCGGTAACGAACAGGCTTTCCGCCGCGCGGCGGAGGGCTTCCGCCGCCGGGAGCGCTGGCCTCCACCCTTCCCCCGCTTTGCCGCAGGAGCGGGCAACGTCGCGGCAGAGTTCCTGTGCGCGCCACAGGGAAACGCTGAGGCCGAAAAAAGAGGAGGCAACCTCCTCGATGCCGTGGGCTTCGTCCAGGACCACAACGTCGGGGGAGGGAAGGATGTCGGGGCCGCCACCCGATCTCGCGCGGAGGGCCAGGTCGGCGAAGAAGAGGTGATGGTTGACGACCACCAGGTCCGCGATCGCCGCCCGTCGGCGGACCTCCATCAGGAAGCACCGCTCCACTTCCGCGCAGGCGGCCGTGTCGCAAACCTCGGAACGGGCGTTGACTTCGCCCCATGCCCGGAAATCCTCCGGGATCCCCGGGCATTCGGAGAGGTCCCCCGTGCGGGTCGTCTCGGCAAAGGCCTGCATGCGATTGAAATGGGCCGCTTCCCGGGCAAACTCGAACAGCGGCGCGGCGGCAAACCGCTTCCACCGGCGGCGGCACAGGTAGTTGGCCCGCCCCTTCGCGACGACGCAGGAAAAGGGTGCGGAGAGGGCCTGCCGGACGATGGGGACGTCGTTTTCCACCAGCTGTTGCTGAAGCGTCCGGGTCCCCGTGGAGAGGATCGCCCTGCGACCGGAGAGCACCACCGGGATCAGATAGGCGAGCGTTTTCCCGATTCCGGTGGCCGCCTCCGCTACGAGGATCTCCCCTCGCGAAAGGGCGTCCGACCATTCGGAAGCAAAGCGATGCTGCCCGGGACGGGGCTCGAACCCCCGGAGAGCGGCGGACAGCTGCCCACCGGGGGAGAACACCGCACGCACGCGCTGCGCGAGTTCGGAAGGCACTTAGAGTTCCGGCACCGGGACGAAATTCCCGAGCTCCACCCGCAGGAGGAACACCTTCCGGCGCATCTCCCCCGACGGGCCGAACTGGAAGGCCCCCGTCACGCCGCGGAACGTTTTCAGCCGGGGGATCTGCTCGCGGGAGGCTTCTCCGGCGGAGCGACCCTCCTTCCCGGCGTTGAGGTCGTACGCCTCGGCGAGAAGCATCGCACCGTCGTACCCCATCGCCTCGAAGCGCGAAGGGGCGGATCTCAACGCCTCCCGGTATTCCGTGCGGAACTTTTCGCCCTGGGTGCCGGGAATCGCGTCGGCGTAGTCCACGGAGAACACGGCGCCCGCCACCGCGTCGCCGGCCTTCCGGATCAGCTCCTCGTCGTTCCATCCGGAGAATCCCGCAAGGGGAACATAAACGTTGTAATAGCG harbors:
- a CDS encoding DNA repair protein RadA produces the protein MAKVRVDYACTSCGFTTPKWLGRCPDCGKWGSLVEEVAAAEPKYRVVVDGFPASKPVRLTDVSDTAETRAKSGIAEFDRVMGGGVVPSSATLIGGDPGIGKSTILLQVAKGLAREGKPVLYVSGEESEAQVKLRAARLGVEEREIFLLSETSVEKVMTVASELSPSTLLIDSIQTMFTSDLPGAPGSVGQVRECAGRLVFYGKKAGMSVFLVGHVTKEGTIAGPRVLEHLVDTVLYFEGEKGHPYRILKAVKNRFGSTNEIGVFEMRASGLSEVADPSGLFLSERSGDTSGALVFPAIEGTRPLLVEVQALASQSFLAMPRRTTLGADTNRVILLCAILEKKAGFSLYNQDIFVNVAGGFELDETAADLALLCAVAASFKDQVIPAGTAAFGEVGLGGEVRAVPMAEQRLNEAARMGFTRVILPASNAERLSAKYPLTLVPVRHIKEALAQAWKK
- a CDS encoding TIGR00299 family protein, encoding MRGKILYFDCFSGIAGDMTCAALLSLAGAERELRRALRGLPVGGYRVSVEGDVSAGMAGTRFIVKLSSRKASARNFQEIVSLLKRSSLPMGARSRAIACFDLLATAEAKVHGTKKEKVHFHEVGAVDAIVDIAAACFLFDRIGSTSAYCSVLPGGSGEAWSSHGKLPVPGPATLALLTGAPWRFGEGDGEMVTPTGAALLRAFEVSFERPPEMTVHGVGVGLGHREIPGRPNILRVVEGEPSSGARGQDRVLEVEANIDDMNPQRFELLMERSFAAGALDVAILPATMKKNRPGWVLRILCPEERLELVSAAVFSLSTAIGLRYHACDRLKLARNVRVIETRFGRVRVKEAMLPDGSVRPVPEYDDVKRIVRAGKATFDEVALEVSANWRK
- a CDS encoding 1-(5-phosphoribosyl)-5-amino-4-imidazole-carboxylate carboxylase — its product is MTAERLRQLLKEVAGGKTSVEAAFRKMRSLPFESLGMANVDHHRSIRQGIPEVILGEGKTAAQIAAIARAMRRSGADVLVTRLDPAKQRAIRKSFREAVLYAKARCAVIRSGKPAIQGKGTILVVTAGTSDIPVAEEAAVTAEFLGNRVERLFDVGVAGIHRLLLRKEALLSARVLVVVAGMEGALASVVGGLTDKPVIAVPTSVGYGASFGGLSALLGMLNSCSPTVAVVNIDNGFGAGVYSSVINRL
- a CDS encoding thiamine-phosphate kinase, giving the protein MRDLGEFGFIEHVKRRFGGPVRTGEIGIGDDAAVLRASPGNVVLSTDLLVEGTHFDFRYFLPEELGWRALMANLSDLSAMGASPVCYLVALAAPPETPVRLLDGIFRGMTNAGRSSGIRLMGGDTCRSETLVLGLTVLGKVSPGKAVLRTGARPGDLLFVTGEPGWSRLGLRLLSGGRPRDPKGWRREAMRRHLRPEARWKEGALAARSGAVSAMIDLSDGLLPDLSHLLEQGGMGAVLDEKAFRFSARFRKAAAGLREDAVAAFLAGGEDYELLMSVRPHRYESFRRAARRFPAGAHPIGMVTKQAGIRVRLADGSWMKETRLPRGFVHF
- a CDS encoding endopeptidase La, yielding MADETIRPGDPEREAPAQQEGERASMPERREEAEPKETAPEIPTILPLLPVRDIVIFPYMTLPLFVGREGSIASVEEALARDRHIFLATQKDPSVEEPKVEDLYRTGTVAMIMRMLKLPDGRLKILIQGVVKGRIVEFMESRPAVRVRIERLVESPVKEGALEVEALMRASREKIEKILSLKNMPVEILMVTENISNPGVLADLVASNLRLKIEEAQGVLEEEDPVARLTLVNNLLSRELQLADMQAKIQNQAKEEMSKSQREYFLREQLKAIKSELGDIDGKSEEIDELREKIKAAGMSEEVGKEAEKQLRRLEGMHPDSAESSVVRTYLDWLVELPWKKETRDNINIAKAKKILDEDHHDLEKVKERILEYLAVRKLKDKMKGPILCFVGPPGVGKTSLGKSIARSMGRKFIRMSLGGIRDEAEIRGHRRTYVGALPGRILQGMKNAGTRNPVFMLDEIDKLGADFRGDPSAALLEVLDPEQNFAFSDNYLNVPFDLSKVLFIGTGNIIDPVPPALKDRMEILYLSGYTDVDKLAIAKRFLLPRQKEENGVRDGQLRMTDKAILAIIHQYTREAGLRNLEREISQICRKTARKIAEGEKGPFSITPRNLSKYLGVPKFLPETEGEKDEVGVATGLAWTPTGGDILFVEVSLVKGKGNVTITGSLGDVMKESAHAALTYTRSRAARLGLARDFHSSHDIHIHVPAGAIPKDGPSAGITIATALISSLTGIPVRRDIAMTGEITLRGRVLPIGGLKEKALAALRAGITEVIVPEQNRKDLEEIPRHEARQFTFTFVKSMDEVVARALGRNPLRPPAQGDGAAGAGGRRTAKRSRKKR
- a CDS encoding UTP--glucose-1-phosphate uridylyltransferase, whose product is MIRKAVFPAAGFGTRFLPATKASPKEMLPLVDKPLIQHGVEEAKAAGIRDMIIVTGRGKNSIEDHFDVSFELEAILARKGDGKMHALVRAISDMGDFFYVRQHLPLGLGHAVLRAKDLVGEEPFAVILSDDVIDSKVPVLRQMIDVYEKYSAGAVLAIQQVPREHVSRYGIIEGRKIAEGVYEVLDMVEKPRPEKAPSDLAIIGRYLLPPSIFPALQATKPGAGGELQLTDAIRALLSQERVIGYAFEGIRYDAGTKLGFLMANIAFALKDPEIGPGLHAFLRKERIR